The following coding sequences are from one Haliotis asinina isolate JCU_RB_2024 chromosome 3, JCU_Hal_asi_v2, whole genome shotgun sequence window:
- the LOC137277024 gene encoding transmembrane 6 superfamily member 1-like, with amino-acid sequence MSLWIVFVVILTSLTSLPTAYYLNKTDAMKDQRLVFGAGTLSLIGATVLPALFMRRFFRNIDPIIYACACFAWSSVIDLFIGLELDGYVSGYMGFYFLEGEPYLKTAYGTMINYWDGTAHLSLYLAIITLYCIGESYREVGLYWVGSILNSMIVFLPGNVAGKFGIKWSYLLNVPYILIPLVAGFKFIKERPLFVRSYLRIPSLLERPVDLLFAVFFMLCSIIAVFRGMAVLGARSDMMHSYLSDVEPYLNDPNMYPKMQMLVYLYYYLFYYLTAIYGLTCPAQSWMADMALIHAGAAAQAQFVHITASLHHRTAECYHTAMEGSSGAIFWGVNLALLIGPHLFAWRCMRRPDLFGETYTVNTAEPITATSHRKKD; translated from the exons ATGTCGTTGTGGATTGTCTTCGTTGTCATTTTGACGTCACTGACGTCTCTTCCGACAGCATATTATTTGAACAAAACAGATGCAATGAAAGATCAGCGACTTGTATTCGGAGCAGGGACGTTAAGTTTAATAGGCGCAACAGTTTTACCGGCACTTTTTATGAGGCGGTTCTTCAGAAATATTGACCCGATTATCTACG CCTGTGCATGTTTCGCATGGAGTTCAGTGATCGACCTGTTCATTGGGCTAGAGCTGGATGGTTATGTGTCAGGGTATATGGGGTTCTACTTTCTGGAGGGGGAACCCTACCTGAAGACTGCCTATGGCACCATGATTAACTACTGGGATGGCACCGCTCACCTGTCTCTGTATCTGGCCATCATCACACTATACTGTATTGG GGAGAGCTACCGTGAGGTTGGACTTTACTGGGTGGGCTCCATCTTGAATAGCATGATCGTGTTCCTGCCCGGAAATGTAGCAG gGAAGTTCGGTATCAAGTGGTCGTACTTGCTCAATGTGCCTTATATACTAATACCTCTGGTTGCTGGCTTCAAGTTTATCAAGGAGAGGCCATTGTTTGTCAGGTCATACCTGAGA ATTCCCAGTCTGCTAGAAAGACCCGTTGACCTGCTGTTTGCAGTCTTCTTCATGTTGTGCTCCATAATTGCTGTGTTTAGAGGGATG GCTGTGTTGGGAGCCAGGTCAGACATGATGCACTCCTACCTCTCAGATGTAGAACCCTACCTCAATGATCCAAATATGTATCCAAAGATGCAG ATGCTGGTGTACCTGTACTACTACCTGTTCTACTACCTGACTGCTATCTATGGCCTCACCTGTCCAGCCCAGTCGTGGATGGCAGACATGGCCCTCATACATGCAGGTGCAGCAGCTCAG GCTCAATTTGTGCACATCACTGCATCACTGCACCACCGTACAGCTGAGTGTTACCATACAGCTATGGAAGGAAGCAGTGGCGCCATCTTCTGGGGTGTGAATCTGGCACTTCTGATTGGACCTCACCTGTTTGCTTGGCGATGCATGAGAAGACCTGACCTGTTTGGGGAGACCTATACTGTCAATACAGCAGAACCAATCACTGCTACTTCTCACCGGAAGAAGGACTAA